The sequence below is a genomic window from Proteus vulgaris.
AGCAGCTTCTGCATTTGCACCTTGTGCGAATACAGCAACGCGAACTGAACGGCCAGTACCGTGTGGAAGTACAGTTGCACCACGAACGTTTTGATCTGATTTACGTGCATCGATGCCAAGGTTAACAGCAACGTCAACGCTTTCAACGAATTTAGCAGTAGCCAGTTCTTTCAGTAAAGCAACAGCTTCAGTAATTTCGTACTGTTTAGTTACTTCAACTTTCTCACGGATATTGCGCATGCGCTTGGTTAGTTTAGCCATCAGATTAATCCTCCACTACCAGGCCCATGGAACGAGCAGTACCTTCGATTGAACGCATCATAGCTTCAACGTCAGCACCAGTCAGGTCCGCAGCTTTAGTTTCTGCGATTTCACGAACTTGAGCAGAAGTAATTTTACCTACTTTCTCTTTGTTCGGTTTGCCAGAACCTGATTTCACGCCCGCCGCTTTCTTCAGCAGAACTGCTGCTGGAGGAGTTTTGGTAACGAAAGTGAAAGAACGGTCAGCATAAACTGTAATAACAACAGGAATTGGTAAACCTTTTTCTACGCTTTCAGTTTTAGCGTTGAATGCTTTACAGAATTCCATGATGTTAACACCTTGTTGACCCAGAGCTGGACCAACTGGTGGACTTGGATTAGCCATACCTGCAGAAACTTGCAGTTTGATATAGGCTTGGACTTTCTTAGCCATTAATTAATTCCTCAATTTGGGTATATCGCCCGGCTAGGGCTCCCCGATTTTACTTTGTTTTGCCTTATGGCAAAACAACTCAAAACGAAAGGTGGAAAATTGTAGATAACTTTTCCACCTTTTGCAAGAAAGCAACGTAAAAAGGTTTAACCTTTTTCAACCTGACTAAAGTCTAATTCAACTGGTGTTGCACGACCAAAGATTGATACAGAGACTTTTAAGCGGCTTTTTTCGTAATCAACTTCTTCAACAACACCGTTAAAGTCAGCGAATGGACCATCGCTAACACGAACCATCTCACCTGGTTCAAACAGTGTTTTAGGACGCGGTTTATCACCAACTTGTTGTAAGCGATTCATAATCGCATCAACTTCTTTATCGCTAATTGGTGCAGGTCTGTCAGACGTTCCGCCAATGAATCCCATAACACGAGGTACATTACGTACTAAGTGCCAAGTTGCATCGTTCATGACCATTTGGACAAGAACATAGCCTGGGAAAAATTTACGCTCACTTTTGCGACGTTGACCGCTACGGATCTCAACCACTTCTTCGGTTGGAACCATAACTTCGCCGAATGAGTCTTCCATTTCGTTTAATTTGATATGTTCACGCAGAGACTGTGCAACACGGCCTTCAAAGCCTGAAAAAGCCTGAATGACATACCAGCGTTTTTTTGGAGAATCAGTCATGAACACCTCACAGGCCAGTAATAAAGGAAACAAAACGAACCAGAATGCCATCCAGTCCCCAAAGAACTAATGACACAATAGCCGTCACCGCAGCAACAATCAGGGTTGTCTGCAATGTTTCTTGACGTGTTGGCCATACTACTT
It includes:
- the nusG gene encoding transcription termination/antitermination protein NusG, with the translated sequence MTDSPKKRWYVIQAFSGFEGRVAQSLREHIKLNEMEDSFGEVMVPTEEVVEIRSGQRRKSERKFFPGYVLVQMVMNDATWHLVRNVPRVMGFIGGTSDRPAPISDKEVDAIMNRLQQVGDKPRPKTLFEPGEMVRVSDGPFADFNGVVEEVDYEKSRLKVSVSIFGRATPVELDFSQVEKG
- the rplK gene encoding 50S ribosomal protein L11; its protein translation is MAKKVQAYIKLQVSAGMANPSPPVGPALGQQGVNIMEFCKAFNAKTESVEKGLPIPVVITVYADRSFTFVTKTPPAAVLLKKAAGVKSGSGKPNKEKVGKITSAQVREIAETKAADLTGADVEAMMRSIEGTARSMGLVVED